One Halobacterium sp. DL1 DNA window includes the following coding sequences:
- a CDS encoding nicotinate phosphoribosyltransferase → MTFDIVGPDAIADGRATDAYFQRTEATLDHAGKNPHVVAEVTADQFPTGEFELFAGAKDAAHLLEGLPLDADALPEGTLFDGGPVMRIEGQYRDFARYETSLLGFLSHASGVATAALEVRRAAPDSQVLSFGARHVHPSIAAMVERSALLAGLDGFSHVAAGEILGREAGGTMPHALLICFGRGNQEAAWRAFHEAVPADVPRVALCDTYSDEKDEVLRAVAELGDDLDAVRLDTTGSRRGDFRHIVREIQWELDVRGHGDVDVFLSGGLGPEEIRHLRDVADGFGVGSHVSNADPVDFALDIVEVDGEPAAKRGKLSGKKDVYRTRDGGHHVALAGRPGPTDGSALMEPLVRDGEIVQAFDVDAAAARAVDDAETVGFRQ, encoded by the coding sequence GTGACCTTCGACATCGTCGGCCCCGACGCCATCGCCGACGGCCGCGCGACCGACGCCTACTTCCAGCGGACCGAGGCCACGCTCGACCACGCCGGAAAGAACCCTCACGTAGTCGCGGAGGTGACCGCCGACCAGTTCCCGACCGGCGAGTTCGAACTGTTCGCGGGCGCGAAGGACGCCGCCCACCTCCTCGAGGGACTTCCCCTGGACGCCGACGCGCTCCCCGAGGGGACGCTGTTCGACGGCGGCCCAGTGATGCGAATCGAGGGCCAGTACCGCGACTTCGCGCGCTACGAGACGTCGCTGCTGGGCTTCCTCTCGCACGCCTCCGGCGTCGCCACCGCCGCTCTCGAAGTCCGGCGCGCCGCTCCCGACTCGCAGGTGTTGAGCTTCGGCGCGCGCCACGTCCACCCCTCCATCGCCGCGATGGTCGAACGCTCCGCGCTGCTGGCCGGTCTCGACGGCTTCTCGCACGTCGCCGCCGGGGAGATTCTCGGGCGGGAGGCCGGCGGCACGATGCCACACGCGCTGCTCATCTGTTTCGGGCGCGGCAACCAGGAGGCCGCGTGGCGGGCCTTCCACGAGGCCGTCCCGGCGGACGTCCCGCGCGTCGCGCTCTGTGACACGTACTCCGACGAGAAGGACGAGGTGCTGCGCGCCGTCGCGGAACTGGGCGACGACCTCGACGCCGTCCGCCTCGACACCACCGGGTCGCGGCGCGGCGACTTCCGGCACATCGTCCGGGAGATACAGTGGGAACTCGACGTGCGCGGCCACGGCGACGTCGACGTCTTCCTCAGTGGCGGCCTCGGCCCCGAGGAGATCCGGCACCTCCGGGACGTCGCGGACGGCTTCGGCGTCGGCAGCCACGTCTCGAACGCCGACCCCGTTGACTTCGCGCTGGACATCGTCGAGGTGGACGGCGAACCAGCCGCCAAGCGCGGGAAGCTCTCGGGGAAGAAGGACGTCTACCGGACGCGGGACGGCGGCCACCACGTCGCGCTCGCAGGCCGGCCGGGCCCGACGGACGGCTCGGCGCTCATGGAACCGCTCGTCCGCGACGGCGAGATCGTCCAGGCGTTCGACGTGGACGCCGCTGCGGCGCGTGCGGTCGACGACGCAGAAACTGTCGGCTTCAGGCAGTGA
- a CDS encoding aminopeptidase — protein sequence MDPRVEEHAEVLVGWSARVEEGDNVVLNVGPDSHELAVAVAEKVGERGANLQTSYASSEVGRAYALAHDGDFEEDPDHLLALMENADVVLSIGGGRNASEGSDIPPETQQAQSKARQGIREAYMDTDWVGTVHPTRSLAQQANMSYEEYQAFAYDAILRDWESLADEMANMKDVLDAGSEVRVVKADTDLTMSIENRVAVNSAASVAYDSHNLPSGEVFTAPAATEGEVFFDVPMTIRGERVQDVHLTFEDGEVVDYSAAENESVVGDILDTDAGARRLGELGIGMNRGIDQFTDSILFDEKMGDTIHLALGRAYESNYPEGHEDEANDSAVHVDMITDMSEDSYIEVDGEVVQRDGTFRWEDGFQT from the coding sequence ATGGACCCCCGCGTCGAGGAACACGCCGAGGTACTGGTAGGGTGGAGCGCGCGCGTCGAGGAGGGCGACAACGTCGTCCTGAACGTCGGCCCCGACAGCCACGAGCTGGCCGTCGCCGTCGCCGAGAAGGTCGGGGAGCGCGGCGCGAACCTCCAGACGTCCTACGCCTCCAGCGAGGTGGGTCGGGCGTACGCGCTGGCCCACGACGGCGACTTCGAGGAGGACCCCGACCACCTGCTCGCGCTCATGGAGAACGCAGACGTCGTGCTCTCCATCGGCGGCGGACGGAACGCGAGCGAGGGGTCGGACATCCCCCCGGAGACCCAGCAAGCCCAGTCGAAGGCCCGCCAGGGCATCCGGGAGGCGTACATGGACACCGACTGGGTGGGCACCGTCCACCCGACGCGGTCGCTCGCCCAGCAAGCGAACATGTCCTACGAGGAGTACCAGGCGTTCGCCTACGACGCCATCCTGCGGGACTGGGAGTCCCTCGCCGACGAGATGGCGAACATGAAGGACGTCCTCGACGCGGGCAGCGAGGTCAGAGTTGTCAAGGCGGACACCGACCTCACGATGAGCATCGAGAACCGCGTCGCCGTGAACTCCGCGGCCTCCGTCGCCTACGACTCCCACAACCTCCCCTCGGGCGAGGTGTTCACCGCGCCCGCCGCCACGGAGGGCGAGGTGTTCTTCGACGTGCCGATGACCATCCGCGGCGAGCGCGTCCAGGACGTCCACCTGACCTTCGAAGACGGCGAAGTCGTCGACTACTCGGCGGCCGAGAACGAGAGCGTGGTCGGCGACATCCTCGACACGGACGCGGGCGCCCGGCGCCTCGGCGAACTCGGCATCGGGATGAACCGCGGCATCGACCAGTTCACCGACTCCATCCTCTTCGACGAGAAGATGGGCGACACCATCCACCTCGCGCTCGGCCGCGCCTACGAGTCGAACTACCCGGAGGGCCACGAGGACGAGGCCAACGACTCCGCCGTCCACGTCGACATGATCACGGACATGAGCGAGGACTCGTACATCGAGGTCGACGGAGAAGTCGTGCAGCGCGACGGAACGTTCCGGTGGGAAGACGGGTTCCAGACGTAG
- a CDS encoding valyl-tRNA synthetase, which yields MTELPDSYDPDRIEPKWQDEWEGSDVYEYDPSDADTSYIVDTPPPYPTGNLHLGHGLQWSYIDFVARFRSLQGDAVLFPQGWDCHGLPTEVKVEENHDIHRTDVSREEFREMCVEHTEERIDGMKQTMRELGFSQDWNAEYRTMDPEYWGKTQESFVRMADDGMVYRDEHPVNWCPRCETAIADAEVENVDRQGTLYYVTFDGVGNDDIEIATTRPELLAACVGMAVSPDDERYEDRIGDTFEVPLFGQEVELVADADVDPEFGTGAVMICTFGDKQDVDWWAEYDLDLRPVFTEDGHLNDLAGEFAGLDIDEAKDEIADALDDAGRLGDTESTEQNVGACWRCDTPIEILSKEQWFVEVDQDLVLEKGAEVEWIPEHMHDRLVDWTEGMEWDWVISRQRVFATPIPAWQCNDCGHWHIASEAETPVDPTEEGPALDDCPECGADEWTGERDVMDTWMDSSITPLHISGWPEEIDLDEFEPVGLRPQGHDIIRTWAFYTLLRTGALTDEKPWDDALINGMVLDPDGKKMSKSSGDAVTPDEAIAEYSADALRQALALGGQPGSDVQFQWKEVKSASRFLTKLWNIVKFAEGHFDEDTPDIADPAYRDADRWLLSELTRVSEDVESEMADYRFDAALRRLREFVWEDLADDYVELVKGRLYNGRPGERDAAEKTIYTAVTAVVRMLSPFSPHAAEEIWTSLPGTEGSVYSAAWPDVDLLDEDAEVAGRRIAETASEIRAWKSEQGMPLNADLDRIELYFDGDDSHLDTYDLSETVNAPIKLASGRPDIELVPVDVDGEDSKIGPEFRSDAGAVMAALDAADPAEIQAQIHSGDTVTVESDGQAFDLDSEWLTVDEEYRAASGEEVAVVETSFGTVLVYE from the coding sequence ATGACAGAACTTCCGGACAGCTACGACCCCGACCGTATCGAACCGAAGTGGCAGGACGAGTGGGAGGGCAGCGACGTCTACGAGTACGACCCGAGCGACGCCGACACCAGCTACATCGTGGACACGCCGCCGCCGTACCCGACGGGGAACCTCCACCTCGGGCACGGCCTCCAGTGGTCGTACATCGACTTCGTCGCCCGCTTCCGCAGCCTCCAGGGCGACGCCGTCCTCTTCCCGCAGGGCTGGGACTGCCACGGCCTCCCGACGGAAGTGAAAGTCGAGGAGAACCACGACATCCACCGCACGGACGTCTCCCGCGAGGAGTTCCGCGAGATGTGCGTCGAGCACACCGAGGAGCGCATCGACGGGATGAAACAGACGATGCGGGAACTCGGCTTCTCCCAGGACTGGAACGCGGAGTACCGCACGATGGACCCCGAGTACTGGGGGAAGACCCAGGAGTCGTTCGTCCGGATGGCCGACGACGGCATGGTCTACCGGGACGAACACCCGGTCAACTGGTGTCCGCGGTGCGAGACTGCCATCGCCGACGCGGAGGTCGAGAACGTCGACCGCCAGGGGACGCTGTACTACGTCACGTTCGACGGCGTCGGCAACGACGACATCGAGATCGCCACCACGCGCCCGGAACTGCTCGCGGCCTGCGTCGGGATGGCAGTCAGCCCGGACGACGAGCGCTACGAGGACCGCATCGGCGACACCTTCGAGGTGCCGCTGTTCGGCCAGGAGGTCGAACTCGTCGCCGACGCCGACGTCGACCCCGAGTTCGGCACCGGCGCGGTGATGATCTGCACGTTCGGCGACAAGCAGGACGTCGACTGGTGGGCCGAGTACGACCTCGACCTCCGACCGGTGTTCACGGAGGACGGCCACCTCAACGACCTCGCGGGCGAGTTCGCGGGCCTCGACATCGACGAGGCCAAAGACGAGATAGCGGACGCCCTGGACGACGCGGGCCGCCTCGGCGACACCGAATCCACCGAGCAGAACGTCGGTGCCTGCTGGCGCTGCGACACGCCCATCGAGATTCTCTCGAAGGAACAGTGGTTCGTGGAGGTCGACCAGGACCTCGTCCTCGAGAAGGGCGCTGAGGTCGAGTGGATTCCCGAGCACATGCACGACCGCCTCGTCGACTGGACGGAGGGCATGGAGTGGGACTGGGTCATCTCCCGGCAGCGCGTCTTCGCCACCCCGATTCCCGCGTGGCAGTGCAACGACTGTGGCCACTGGCACATCGCGAGCGAAGCGGAGACCCCCGTCGACCCGACCGAGGAGGGCCCCGCGCTTGACGACTGTCCCGAGTGCGGTGCCGACGAGTGGACCGGCGAGCGCGACGTCATGGACACGTGGATGGACTCCTCCATCACGCCACTGCACATCTCCGGGTGGCCCGAGGAGATCGACCTCGACGAGTTCGAACCGGTCGGCCTGCGGCCGCAGGGCCACGACATCATCCGGACGTGGGCGTTCTACACGCTGCTCCGGACGGGTGCGCTCACCGACGAGAAGCCCTGGGACGACGCGCTCATCAACGGGATGGTGCTCGACCCCGACGGCAAGAAGATGTCCAAGAGCAGCGGGGACGCCGTCACCCCCGACGAGGCCATCGCGGAGTACTCCGCGGACGCGCTCCGGCAGGCGCTCGCGCTGGGCGGCCAGCCGGGCAGCGACGTCCAGTTCCAGTGGAAGGAGGTCAAGTCCGCCTCCCGGTTCCTCACGAAACTGTGGAACATCGTGAAGTTCGCCGAGGGACACTTCGACGAGGACACCCCGGACATCGCGGACCCCGCCTACCGGGACGCCGACCGCTGGCTGCTCTCGGAGCTGACCCGCGTGAGCGAGGACGTCGAGAGCGAGATGGCGGACTACCGCTTCGACGCCGCGCTCCGCCGCCTCCGGGAGTTCGTCTGGGAGGACCTCGCCGACGACTACGTCGAACTCGTGAAGGGGCGGCTGTACAACGGCCGGCCGGGCGAACGCGACGCCGCCGAGAAGACCATCTACACCGCCGTCACCGCGGTCGTGCGGATGCTCTCGCCGTTCAGCCCGCACGCCGCCGAGGAGATCTGGACGAGCCTCCCCGGCACCGAGGGGAGCGTCTACAGCGCCGCGTGGCCGGATGTCGACCTGCTCGACGAGGACGCGGAGGTCGCCGGCCGCCGCATCGCGGAGACGGCCAGCGAGATCCGCGCGTGGAAGTCCGAGCAGGGGATGCCGCTGAACGCCGACCTCGACCGCATCGAACTCTACTTCGACGGCGACGACAGCCACCTCGACACCTACGACCTCAGCGAGACCGTCAACGCGCCCATCAAACTCGCCTCCGGGCGCCCGGACATCGAACTCGTCCCCGTCGACGTCGACGGCGAGGACTCGAAGATCGGCCCCGAGTTCCGGAGCGACGCGGGCGCAGTGATGGCGGCCCTCGACGCCGCCGACCCCGCGGAGATACAGGCACAGATCCACTCCGGGGACACCGTCACGGTCGAGTCCGACGGGCAGGCGTTCGACCTCGACAGCGAGTGGCTCACTGTCGACGAGGAGTACCGCGCGGCCTCCGGCGAGGAGGTCGCCGTCGTCGAGACGTCGTTCGGCACCGTCCTCGTCTACGAGTGA
- a CDS encoding ferrichrome-binding protein produces MRRRTFIKTGGAATLAGLLAGCASPAEGGDTDSDSGSYSVSMTPVGEVTFDSVPETAAVYMPGYADMVVALGHSDAVASVGQKARFNTDYYDELDGVSVDESGMVDLVESGVTRETLLGLDADVHLVDPNWLLNVFDSVDQDDIDVLEERNGPFFGNTIFRRTDAWHDYDYYTLYGAFEKVAQAFQETERFESFRSLHDDFVGGIEADLPSEGPRAALVWGGENEPTSFSPYHLSGEGSNKKPFHDLRVRDALKEAGVGALSTGNRSKVDYETLLEVDPEALFVRGHEDKSRAEFEDTVLSFMQNHETASRITAVENGDVFRGGPIYLGPIEHLFVTERFATALYPDSVEGDRFDRDELAGVISP; encoded by the coding sequence ATGCGACGACGTACGTTCATCAAGACTGGCGGTGCAGCGACCCTCGCGGGACTGCTCGCGGGCTGTGCGAGCCCCGCCGAGGGCGGCGATACCGACTCCGATTCGGGTTCCTACTCCGTCTCCATGACGCCCGTCGGCGAGGTGACCTTCGACAGCGTCCCCGAGACGGCCGCCGTCTACATGCCCGGCTACGCCGACATGGTCGTCGCGCTCGGTCACAGCGACGCCGTCGCATCCGTCGGCCAGAAGGCCCGGTTCAACACCGACTACTACGACGAACTGGACGGCGTAAGCGTCGACGAGTCCGGGATGGTCGACCTCGTCGAGAGCGGCGTCACCCGCGAGACGCTGCTCGGCCTCGACGCGGACGTCCACCTCGTGGACCCGAACTGGCTGCTCAACGTCTTCGACAGCGTCGACCAGGACGACATCGACGTGCTCGAGGAGCGCAACGGCCCGTTCTTCGGCAACACCATCTTCCGGCGCACCGACGCGTGGCACGACTACGACTACTACACCCTCTACGGCGCCTTCGAGAAGGTCGCCCAGGCCTTCCAGGAGACCGAGCGCTTCGAGTCCTTCCGGTCGCTCCACGACGACTTCGTCGGGGGCATCGAAGCGGACCTTCCCAGCGAAGGGCCCCGGGCCGCGCTCGTCTGGGGCGGGGAGAACGAGCCGACCTCGTTCTCGCCGTACCACCTCAGCGGCGAGGGGTCGAACAAGAAGCCGTTCCACGACCTCCGCGTCCGGGACGCCCTGAAGGAGGCCGGCGTCGGCGCGCTCTCGACGGGCAACCGCTCGAAGGTCGACTACGAGACGTTGCTCGAGGTCGACCCCGAGGCGCTGTTCGTGCGCGGACACGAGGACAAGAGCCGCGCGGAGTTCGAAGACACCGTTCTCTCGTTCATGCAGAACCACGAGACCGCGAGCCGCATCACCGCCGTCGAGAACGGCGACGTGTTCCGTGGCGGCCCCATCTACCTCGGCCCCATCGAACACCTCTTCGTCACCGAACGGTTCGCCACCGCGCTCTACCCCGACAGCGTCGAGGGCGACCGCTTCGACCGCGACGAACTCGCCGGCGTGATTTCCCCGTAG
- a CDS encoding FhuG, with the protein MSRRHRLRETFLPEFDATLASIVVGSTLLVVAAAVVQVRYGSFDMPLETAVRALFDQAVWTDLHVFATLVLGEDVARTVGLYSDLGHLTDATIIVWTVRLPRVVVAAFVGLNLAVSGAVFQAITRNELASPYILGVSSGAGLAVVFTLVFSVGAYLLPLAAVAGGTAAFLLVYAVAWRGGTTPVRLVLAGVVVGTVFNSLQTGLFYFIDSNGVMRLAVEWLAGSLTGVDWTEVRTVAVPTLFVVPAALVSARQLDVLLLGERTARSLGMPVERMRFLLSALAIVAASAAVSVAGLVGFVGLVVPHAVRTFVGSDYRRLMVGSIFAGPALVVVADVVGRLALGGTQVPVGVVTGLIGGPYFLLLLRRTDSFTEF; encoded by the coding sequence ATGTCACGACGCCACCGCCTCCGCGAAACGTTTCTCCCCGAGTTCGACGCCACGCTCGCCTCCATCGTCGTGGGGAGCACCCTGCTCGTCGTGGCCGCAGCCGTCGTCCAGGTTCGGTACGGCAGCTTCGACATGCCACTCGAGACGGCCGTGCGCGCGCTGTTCGACCAGGCCGTCTGGACGGACCTCCACGTGTTCGCGACGCTGGTGCTCGGTGAAGACGTCGCGCGGACGGTCGGCCTCTACAGCGACCTCGGCCACCTCACCGACGCCACCATCATCGTCTGGACCGTCCGCCTGCCGCGGGTCGTGGTCGCCGCGTTCGTCGGCCTCAACCTCGCCGTCTCGGGCGCCGTCTTCCAGGCCATCACGCGCAACGAGCTCGCCAGCCCGTACATCCTCGGCGTCTCCTCGGGCGCCGGCCTCGCCGTCGTCTTCACGCTCGTCTTCTCCGTCGGCGCCTACCTCCTCCCGCTGGCCGCCGTCGCCGGTGGAACCGCCGCGTTCCTGCTCGTCTACGCCGTCGCGTGGCGCGGCGGCACCACGCCGGTCCGACTCGTCCTCGCGGGCGTCGTCGTCGGCACCGTCTTCAACAGCCTCCAGACCGGGCTGTTCTACTTCATCGACAGCAACGGCGTGATGCGCCTCGCCGTCGAGTGGCTCGCGGGGTCGCTGACCGGCGTCGACTGGACCGAGGTCCGAACCGTCGCCGTCCCGACGCTGTTCGTCGTCCCGGCCGCGCTGGTGAGCGCGCGCCAGCTCGACGTCCTCCTGCTCGGCGAACGCACCGCGCGCTCGCTCGGGATGCCCGTCGAACGGATGCGCTTCCTGCTGTCGGCGCTCGCCATCGTCGCGGCGTCCGCGGCCGTCTCCGTCGCCGGCCTCGTCGGCTTCGTGGGGCTCGTCGTACCCCACGCCGTCCGCACGTTCGTCGGCAGCGACTACCGCCGGCTGATGGTCGGGTCCATCTTCGCCGGCCCGGCGCTCGTCGTCGTCGCCGACGTCGTCGGCCGCCTCGCGCTCGGCGGCACGCAGGTCCCCGTCGGGGTCGTCACCGGCCTCATCGGTGGCCCGTACTTCCTGCTGTTGCTGCGGCGCACGGATTCGTTCACGGAGTTCTGA
- a CDS encoding ferrichrome ABC transporter ATP-binding protein, with product MPDIPLVSTDAESTTEFSHEEPVDDAALLASGIELGYGDGTVVDCEDLVVPSGEVTALVGPNGSGKSTLLKGLSAELDPSAGTVLLNGRAVQERSPKELARELGLLDQENDAPGGLTVADLVTHGRYPHRGFLDPITETDREAIERAIDLAGVDHLRETPISQLSGGQKQLAFVAMTLAQDTDVLLLDEPTTYLDLHHQLRVMEVVRTLNEERDVTVCVVLHDLQQAARFADYLVALHDGAVYDWGPPEDVVTEQLLADVFDVDAVVSYDDEPRIVPRKAID from the coding sequence ATGCCAGACATCCCACTCGTCTCGACCGACGCGGAATCGACGACCGAATTCAGCCACGAGGAACCCGTCGACGACGCGGCGCTGCTCGCCTCCGGAATCGAACTCGGCTACGGCGACGGCACCGTCGTGGACTGTGAGGACCTCGTCGTGCCCTCGGGCGAGGTCACCGCGCTCGTCGGCCCGAACGGCTCCGGGAAGTCGACGCTGCTCAAGGGGCTCTCGGCGGAACTCGACCCGTCGGCCGGCACCGTCCTCCTCAACGGCCGCGCCGTCCAGGAGCGTTCTCCGAAGGAGCTCGCCCGCGAACTCGGCCTCCTCGACCAGGAGAACGACGCGCCCGGCGGCCTGACGGTCGCCGACCTCGTCACGCACGGCCGCTACCCCCACCGGGGCTTCCTCGACCCCATCACTGAGACGGACCGCGAGGCCATCGAGCGCGCCATCGACCTCGCGGGCGTCGACCACCTCCGGGAGACACCCATCTCACAGCTCTCTGGCGGGCAGAAGCAGCTCGCGTTCGTCGCGATGACGCTCGCCCAGGACACCGACGTCCTCCTGCTGGACGAACCCACGACGTACCTCGACCTCCACCACCAGCTCCGCGTGATGGAGGTCGTCCGCACGCTCAACGAGGAGCGCGACGTCACGGTCTGTGTCGTCCTCCACGACCTCCAGCAGGCCGCGCGCTTCGCGGACTACCTCGTCGCGCTCCACGACGGCGCGGTGTACGACTGGGGGCCGCCCGAGGACGTCGTCACCGAGCAACTGCTCGCGGACGTCTTCGACGTGGACGCCGTCGTCAGCTACGACGACGAGCCACGAATCGTGCCGCGGAAGGCAATCGACTGA
- a CDS encoding multidrug ABC transporter ATPase — MGATEDSVFDQYRDRVEKPLQRLFREYGVPEWEYFALGMVANVVARVASLLPPVVLGAAIDSVFTGDSPYDLPLAPAGWFPATDAAQFELSAVLIGASFVVTAVFTYAYGVAANLFAHRVMHEVRTDSFAKMQNLDMTFFDDKQTGEVMSVLNNDASNLEVFLDNALQNSARLVVMLTGITAILLYENAQLAVVTLTAIPLMVVLTSWFMKRAEPRYERQRAAVGNLNTRLENSLAGVELVKTSAAEEYETERVSDASYRFFQDTMDVLRLSYVYRPGMELLAGISFAVTFAVGGFWLLYGAPGPLTGSLSPGAFVTFIFLTQRFVTPLAEVSNIVDQYENAKASSARVFGLMDVPASVTTAPDATELTDVEGRVEYDHVTFGYDDDEDVIRDVSFDADPGDTVALVGPTGAGKSTLCKLLLRMYDADDGAIRVDGNDVRDVTLESLREHIGYVSQDTFLFDGTIAENVKYGRFDADRDAVVAAAKAAEAHEFIQNLSEGYDTEVGERGVKLSGGQRQRISIARAVLQDPEILVFDEATSDVDTETELRIQESLDELAADRTAVVIAHRLSTVRDADRILVVEGGEIVERGTHDELLDSGGRYADLWGVQAGTLDR, encoded by the coding sequence ATGGGAGCGACGGAGGACAGCGTCTTCGACCAGTACCGGGACCGCGTCGAGAAGCCCCTCCAGCGCCTGTTCCGGGAGTACGGCGTCCCCGAGTGGGAGTACTTCGCGCTCGGGATGGTGGCGAACGTCGTCGCGCGGGTGGCCAGCCTCCTGCCCCCCGTGGTGCTCGGCGCCGCCATCGACAGCGTGTTCACCGGGGACTCCCCCTACGACCTGCCGCTCGCGCCCGCGGGCTGGTTCCCGGCCACGGACGCCGCGCAGTTCGAACTGTCCGCCGTCCTCATCGGGGCGTCGTTCGTCGTCACCGCCGTCTTCACGTACGCCTACGGCGTCGCCGCCAATCTCTTCGCCCACCGCGTGATGCACGAGGTGCGCACCGACTCCTTCGCGAAGATGCAGAACCTCGACATGACGTTCTTCGACGACAAGCAGACCGGCGAGGTCATGTCGGTGCTGAACAACGACGCCTCGAACCTCGAGGTGTTCCTCGACAACGCGCTGCAGAACTCCGCGCGACTCGTCGTGATGCTCACGGGCATCACCGCCATCCTGCTGTACGAGAACGCCCAGCTGGCGGTCGTCACGCTCACCGCCATCCCGCTGATGGTCGTGCTCACGTCGTGGTTCATGAAGCGCGCCGAGCCGCGGTACGAGCGCCAGCGCGCCGCCGTCGGCAACCTCAACACGCGCCTCGAGAACAGCCTCGCGGGCGTCGAACTCGTGAAGACGAGCGCCGCCGAGGAGTACGAGACCGAGCGGGTCTCGGACGCCTCCTATCGGTTCTTCCAGGACACGATGGACGTCCTCCGCCTCAGCTACGTCTACCGCCCGGGGATGGAACTCCTCGCGGGCATCTCCTTCGCGGTGACGTTCGCCGTCGGCGGCTTCTGGCTGCTGTACGGTGCCCCCGGCCCACTCACGGGAAGCCTGTCGCCGGGCGCGTTCGTCACGTTCATCTTCCTCACGCAGCGCTTCGTCACGCCACTCGCGGAGGTGTCGAACATCGTCGACCAGTACGAGAACGCGAAGGCCTCCTCGGCCCGCGTCTTCGGCCTGATGGACGTCCCGGCGAGCGTCACCACCGCGCCGGACGCCACCGAACTCACCGACGTCGAGGGCCGCGTCGAGTACGACCACGTCACGTTCGGCTACGATGACGACGAGGACGTGATCCGGGACGTCTCCTTCGACGCCGACCCCGGCGATACCGTCGCGCTCGTCGGGCCGACTGGTGCCGGGAAGTCCACGCTCTGCAAACTCCTCCTTCGCATGTACGACGCCGACGACGGTGCCATCCGCGTCGACGGCAACGACGTCCGCGACGTCACCCTCGAGAGCCTCCGCGAGCACATCGGCTACGTCAGCCAGGACACGTTCCTCTTCGACGGCACCATCGCGGAGAACGTCAAGTACGGCCGCTTCGACGCCGACCGGGACGCGGTGGTCGCGGCCGCGAAGGCCGCCGAGGCCCACGAGTTCATCCAGAACCTCTCCGAGGGCTACGACACCGAGGTCGGCGAGCGCGGCGTCAAACTCTCGGGCGGGCAGCGCCAGCGCATCTCCATCGCCCGCGCCGTGCTCCAGGACCCCGAGATTCTGGTCTTCGACGAGGCCACGAGCGACGTCGACACGGAGACCGAACTCCGAATCCAGGAGAGCCTGGACGAACTCGCCGCCGACCGCACCGCCGTCGTCATCGCCCACCGCCTCTCGACCGTGCGGGACGCCGACCGCATCCTCGTCGTCGAAGGTGGGGAAATCGTCGAGCGCGGCACTCACGACGAACTGCTGGACTCGGGTGGCCGGTACGCGGACCTGTGGGGCGTACAGGCCGGCACACTCGACCGCTGA
- a CDS encoding cold-shock protein, whose translation MAEGKVDFFNDTGGYGFISTDDDDVDDDEDVFFHMEDVGGPDLEEGQEVEFDIESSPKGPRATNLVRN comes from the coding sequence ATGGCAGAAGGCAAGGTTGACTTCTTCAACGACACTGGCGGCTACGGTTTCATTTCGACTGACGACGACGACGTCGACGACGACGAGGACGTGTTCTTCCACATGGAGGACGTCGGCGGCCCGGACCTCGAAGAGGGTCAGGAAGTCGAGTTCGACATCGAATCGTCCCCCAAGGGACCGCGCGCGACGAACCTCGTTCGTAACTAA